DNA from Leucoraja erinacea ecotype New England chromosome 39, Leri_hhj_1, whole genome shotgun sequence:
cttgcactaaatgttattcccttatcatgtatctgtacaatgtaatggataattgtaatcatgtattgtctttccactgactcgatagcatgcaacaaaaggtttttactgtacctgggtacacgtgacaataaactgatactGAAGCAAGGAGCCATTCGTTGTTGGGGTATTAATTGGTGTGCTGTTTCTTGCAGTGACGTCCAGAGTTTCTGACGTGGGGCCAGAGGAAGAGTCTACACCATCTCCCATGCCAGTGCTGTCGCTTGAAGCTTCCGACCCGCAGTCGCTCCCAGGCAGGTCCCGCAGGAAGCGCAAGATGTTTGTGATGAGGAAGGGCGATGCGTGGGAGGAGCGGAGTTGCAGGctgcaggcactgcagctgcGGGTGCAGGACCTGGGCCTGGGCTACCAGTCCGACGAGATAGTCCTCTTCAAGTACTGTAGCGGCAGCTGCCCCCTGACCCGCACCAACCACGACCTGACCCTGTCGCTGCTCCTGCGCAAGGCCGAGCTGCTCAACCTGTCCCGGGAGAAGATCGTCAGCGACCCCTGCTGCCGCCCAACGCAGTTCAAGGACG
Protein-coding regions in this window:
- the LOC129714424 gene encoding artemin-like; this translates as MRQVLPLVGWAGTVGLQLMIHWQDQDELCFAHVTSRVSDVGPEEESTPSPMPVLSLEASDPQSLPGRSRRKRKMFVMRKGDAWEERSCRLQALQLRVQDLGLGYQSDEIVLFKYCSGSCPLTRTNHDLTLSLLLRKAELLNLSREKIVSDPCCRPTQFKDVTFLDTTNRWQTVEKLSASECSCIG